In Anopheles bellator chromosome 2, idAnoBellAS_SP24_06.2, whole genome shotgun sequence, the genomic stretch AGCGGGGTGGGGGCCCGGAGGCACGATCTACGGTGGCATAGATCGCACTTCACACTCCGGTGGCCTCCGGGGAGCGCAACATTCTGGTCAGCGGAACACGCGGCTTGCGGAACGCATGGCTTCTTTACGCGCGCGGTCGCAGACCCCGGAGGAGAAAGGCGAGCGGCGGGAGTCCGTTGCATTCTTTCCCACGGGCTCGAGGCTCAGCCAAGGCACACGCTTCGCTCGTTACGATCGCGTGCCCGGTGGCGATCGCGCACGATCCGCGTTGCGACTGCACTCGGCATCGATTGCTCCGAAAATCGGTACACAATCGTTAAAAAACAATTAGAAAACTCCTCCGAAACTCACCACCCTAGGGCCTGGGGGGAGGCCTAATGAGGACGGCCGCCAATTATCGCTTCCTTCCCTCCCTTCTGCTCGGTCAGGCGAGAACTGCTCGCGGACCAATTCCAATCACTGATTGGTTTGGGCTTTTCAACACCTTCCAATTAGGGACACGAAACGGGGCTCAAAAGTCCAGAAACGATCCTGCGACACTTCAAGGCGGGACACACATTCCGGCGTCTCTCAAAAAACGGGACCCACCGCGGTCCGACCTTGAACGTTTCATTAACGCCCGTTTCGCATCCCGCACTCTATCGGTTTCCCTTTCCTTTCGATTGATTCACACCTCACGGGCtcgtttgcatgtttttcGATGCGATCGTTAATGGGAGAAACATCCATTTCCTGTACGACGGAATGTCTTAATGGCGCACCCCGCGTTTTTTCGAATTCGATCGCTTTTGGGTTCGACACCCCGAACAATCGATTGGCCACGGCAGAAGGCTACTTCCTCGAAGCGGTAGCCATTCCAACGCAGGCGCGCGCAGTACTAGGCACCGTTACCcaacagcgacgacgacgacggcgtgcCCATGAACTTCGTGCCGCGGCCGCAGATAGTGCGCGATCGCTAGAAGCTCCACAGAAGCGGGAAATCGGGGTGGGCCCTTTATGGTTCAGTTACGCAGCAGACTGCGGAAAAGTGTCCGCAACTGTGACGGCGTTCGTCGTTCGCCTGGCGCCCAAGTCACCGCCAGGGGCACCGCGATCGCTCTCGTTTTCGCCCGGCCGGGGCTGGTATTTGTGACGGGGTCAGCAAGATTTGCGCCCACCGATAAACGCCGGAACCGCTACCTGATCCGCCGGCCCGGagcaaaccggaccggacaaaaAGCTTTTCCATTTGCCACCGCAACCGTAGCGCATGAAGTAACGGACACTTAGCACCGAGGCGCGCCAAGAAGGAAACGATGATCGACCGGCGGAGATTACAATGTGTTCACTTAGTAACACTCGATCGCCAGGCGCCGAGGTCGCACCACAAGAAGTGGccgctagagagagagagagacatgtAGGGGTTCTTGTGGACGGGGTTAACGGGGTcgactgatcgatcgatcgatcgatcggccgctCGACTCCTCATGGTCTCCACGGAggagccacaaaaaatgggacCACACGATGCAGCACGAAGGCTGGACGATCGCGGTGTGAACCGAGCCGGACCACTCCGGAGTGAACGTGAAGCAACGTCGGAGCCGGTGCAGCATTGCACCAGCCCGCTTGCGGTTCCGTCTATTGCAACACTTCTTCCACGATGCCCGTCCACCTTACGAACCCGCACTTCGAACCTGATTCTTTTGCGTTCTAGCGGCGTTAGGAATCGTACGCTGAGTAGTGAAACCTGCACGCatggttttattaaatttaactaGGCTAATGATGCTAACGACAGATAATGAACCATGCAAATGGACCATACCGGCTTGGCTCTATTTGATTGTGTCTAATTTGTGCCTCACGATGCTGGTCATCGAGTTTTGGAAGATTAGCCGCTTCACTAGGCCTCAATGGACCATTCGAAACGGTTCTCTCAGCGAGGCGCTCAAGGTTACGCAAAGTGGCTAGAAAATGGTGCCAATATCCGTTACATTGTTCACACACCTATTAATAATCATTATCGCTGCGCTGCCCAAACATTAACCCTCGATAATGCGGCGCTCGTGAGTGGATTGATATAATCGTTCATTGATATTTCCTTCCGCGAtcccgctggtgctggtgctggggcCCACGCCACCCCGTCCGTCTAGATCCCCGTGGCACGGTAATAACTTTATTGTCCGTTCACTTTCGTCCATTCCGAGCGCGGACGTAACGCCCGCCGGCCCCCTGGGTGCGCGCGGAATGCGAAACATCCGTACGGGGTTCACACAGGTTTGCACCTTGGCCCACTGCTGCTACAGATTCGACGTCCCCCGTGGGTCTTGGTTAAATCACCGACGACCACCAGAGCGCCATTAGCCATTAGTCCTCCGGGATGCGATGCGGTGAGCTGTTCAGGGTCGGCTGGATGAAGCTGAACTTCCGAGCCGCGCCAGCTGGCTAGCCGACGTTCGGTTCGGTAGAAAATCGAAAGTAAGCCACGGTCAACGGATTGCCGCCCCGGAGAAGCCTTCGAGGGACCGGCGGACCCCACGCCGAGTCCGGGCGGTACCACGTTCGTTCCgtcccacggcacggcgttgTCACCGTGAAGTCAGGAAAATTACAGCAATTGTCTTTGACGCGAATGAATTCGATAGATGATTGATCGTGTCCTACACGCCCAACgttacgacggcggccgggCGAGCGGGCGATTGTGAAGCGaattttgcaaattgaattcctCCGTCCCGGTAAtcacccggagccggatcACTTCACCTCAACCGATGGCCGCACGTTTTTATGCAATCCCCGAACACAGTTTAGGATAGTTTAGAAAAAATCTTCTTTAggcaatatttattttcttagAAGGGGCAACGCTCATAAACGATGTGTTAGCCCGCTGTCGATCGTTTACCGTCGAACACTTAATCTTCTTCGGCTATGCTTTTGCACTGTCCACAGGTCCTGTGAATGGCCCCTGGATATGGATGCCGAAGGAACGGCAAATCAAATGCAAAACCGGCGAATAATAAATGAGCCCAGCGAACACACATGCCATCGGGAAACGTTTAGCCTCGCCTTGCCTAGGCCCGATCAATGACTTGCAGTATTATCGCGTCACGCAGATAAATCAGGTTCGTCGCCTGCACGCCACAGTCATCCGCAATGGGCTCAAGGATTTGATGCAAAATCGGTTTGCTGTGGCGAACCGCCGGAATCAGGTGAAGCACCGTGAGTGTGATTGATCCGGCCAGAATCAATTTGCTCGCCTTAAAGCGACGGAACGAGGCCTCATCTTTGATCGAGTTTCTCAAACTGAAACGAAAACCGCAGGAAAGATGCTGAAAACGGTTCAGGCCAGGAGCCATGCTCATTCACCTGCCATAAATTGCCGCCCGTTCTGCCGTGACCAAGCGCAACAGCTTCAAGCCAAGGCGAGaaatcgtttcctttttcgtgacATTCAGCGGTATGAGGTACTCCTTGGTGAAGCGTTCGACCGCTCCCAGCAGCAACGAAGAACGAAACTGCAATGGAACCGCAATGCATGCGAAGTGAAGGAAGCGTGTGCCAATAGAAGAACACTGCCACGATCGTGTACCGTACCTCGTTGCCCAAAATCTTTATAACTTCAAACTCCACCGAAAGCATGCTGTCGCTTGGACCGTTCGCATGCACCAGCCTTCGAAGCGTAGCGAGATCGAGTTTGATCGATGCGTCCATATACTTGGCCGTGATGTCGAGCACGGCCACGATGTACGTTGGAAGTTGCTTCAGAAATCGGCCCTTACTCACTTCAAGTGCCCCGGGCTTAGTAGCAGTGACCGGTTCCTTCCAGGACTGGAACGCtcgaaccagcagcagctccagtgCGTCAATGGCCGAGAACTCGACGGCCGGCGAAAGGGTAAGCTTTTCAGCGAGGAAACTGATCGTTTCCACAATGGTCCGCATTGCCGGATCCGTGTGGTAGTCGTGCGATGTCCAGAAAAGGATATCCCGATTGTAGATGCTTTTCCAGTCGCTATGAAACCCGGACTCGTAACTCAAGTTCAACCCGTCCTCCATCTTGTTCGTGGCGAAGCGCTGCAAAATAGTGAGCAACAGAAACGCATTACAAATCAATTCGGTGTTACGAATGAAAGCCGTTCCCAATGGCAGACCATTGTGGTC encodes the following:
- the LOC131208218 gene encoding uncharacterized protein LOC131208218, which gives rise to MEDGLNLSYESGFHSDWKSIYNRDILFWTSHDYHTDPAMRTIVETISFLAEKLTLSPAVEFSAIDALELLLVRAFQSWKEPVTATKPGALEVSKGRFLKQLPTYIVAVLDITAKYMDASIKLDLATLRRLVHANGPSDSMLSVEFEVIKILGNEFRSSLLLGAVERFTKEYLIPLNVTKKETISRLGLKLLRLVTAERAAIYGSLRNSIKDEASFRRFKASKLILAGSITLTVLHLIPAVRHSKPILHQILEPIADDCGVQATNLIYLRDAIILQVIDRA